One Leptolyngbya sp. SIO1E4 genomic region harbors:
- a CDS encoding DUF433 domain-containing protein has translation MTSQIVYPHIAKSQEQPAHLQRLPRIRVAQIVMDYLAYGWSVEEMCRQHPYLHPAEAYAAMGYYFDNQDEIDDEIRSEWQQAQASKRQAPLSPFGLRMQARGLF, from the coding sequence ATGACCTCCCAAATCGTTTATCCTCATATCGCCAAAAGCCAGGAGCAACCGGCCCACCTACAACGGCTACCTCGTATCAGAGTGGCCCAAATCGTGATGGATTATCTTGCCTATGGCTGGTCCGTTGAAGAGATGTGCCGCCAGCATCCTTATTTACACCCCGCCGAAGCCTACGCGGCAATGGGTTACTACTTTGACAACCAGGACGAAATTGATGACGAGATTCGTTCCGAGTGGCAACAAGCCCAAGCATCAAAGCGTCAGGCTCCGCTGTCACCCTTTGGCCTACGGATGCAAGCCAGAGGACTGTTTTGA
- a CDS encoding Uma2 family endonuclease, whose amino-acid sequence MLSSVNQSLPSAEELPCSDDTPVDNEDQNLLPNLLLLLLTHLWSERMDWYFGVDMAVYHTTGPSPLVPVVPDAFLSLGVERKKGGKSRRSYVMWEEQGISPIFVLEMVSHQPGDEYTRKLETYSRLGVMYYVIYNPEFWQRDRHQPFEVYKLDEAGTYRLQIGEPYWMPEVGLGIGRYQGQVGGISQEILTWYDAQGNRHLSAEEQERQRVERLEAYLRSQGIDPDRLPG is encoded by the coding sequence ATGTTGTCATCCGTCAATCAATCGCTACCCAGTGCTGAAGAACTCCCCTGCTCGGACGATACTCCAGTGGATAACGAGGATCAGAATCTTCTGCCCAATCTGCTACTGCTGCTGTTGACGCATCTGTGGTCAGAGCGCATGGACTGGTACTTTGGAGTCGATATGGCGGTTTACCATACCACTGGACCCAGTCCACTGGTGCCGGTAGTACCCGATGCCTTTCTGAGTTTGGGAGTAGAGCGCAAAAAAGGGGGCAAGTCGCGGCGCAGCTACGTGATGTGGGAAGAGCAAGGCATTTCCCCCATCTTTGTGCTGGAGATGGTGTCTCATCAGCCGGGGGATGAATACACTCGCAAACTAGAAACCTATAGTCGACTGGGGGTGATGTACTACGTCATTTACAATCCCGAGTTTTGGCAGCGAGACCGACACCAGCCCTTTGAGGTCTATAAGCTTGACGAAGCAGGAACCTACCGCTTGCAGATTGGCGAACCCTATTGGATGCCAGAAGTGGGACTGGGTATTGGGCGCTATCAGGGACAGGTAGGTGGAATATCGCAGGAAATTTTGACCTGGTACGACGCGCAGGGGAACCGGCATCTGAGCGCTGAAGAGCAGGAACGACAACGAGTGGAACGACTGGAAGCCTATTTGCGATCGCAAGGCATCGACCCTGATCGCTTACCAGGGTAG
- a CDS encoding class I SAM-dependent methyltransferase, with the protein MSTKTGKLHSHLYEYLLSVSLREPEILTQLRQETAQHPHGNMQIAPDQGQFMALLVKLMGAKKILEIGTFTGYSALWMALALPDDGTLIACDVNEDYTAIAQRYWQAAGVNAKIDLHIAPALDTLDRLLTTGQAGTFDFAFIDADKTNYPPYYEKSLDLLRPGGLMAIDNVIWGGAVADPNKTDPDTLALRSLNQALHQDQRIELSLLPIADGLTLALKRP; encoded by the coding sequence ATGTCTACCAAAACGGGTAAGCTACACTCCCATCTCTATGAATATCTGCTCTCCGTTTCCCTACGAGAACCTGAAATTCTGACTCAGCTGCGTCAAGAAACCGCCCAACATCCCCATGGCAACATGCAAATCGCTCCGGATCAGGGACAGTTTATGGCCTTGCTAGTAAAGCTCATGGGTGCCAAAAAAATTCTCGAAATCGGCACCTTTACCGGCTATAGCGCTCTATGGATGGCACTGGCTCTCCCTGACGATGGCACCCTCATCGCTTGTGACGTGAATGAAGACTACACTGCGATCGCCCAGCGTTACTGGCAAGCCGCTGGTGTGAACGCCAAAATTGATCTGCACATCGCCCCAGCTTTAGATACGTTAGATAGGCTGCTGACAACCGGACAGGCTGGCACCTTTGACTTTGCCTTCATTGACGCTGACAAAACAAACTACCCCCCCTACTACGAAAAGTCTCTAGACCTGCTACGACCCGGAGGGCTCATGGCGATCGACAATGTGATCTGGGGTGGGGCGGTGGCTGATCCAAACAAAACCGACCCCGACACGCTGGCGCTGAGATCGCTCAATCAAGCTCTCCACCAAGATCAGCGCATTGAATTGAGCCTGTTGCCCATTGCCGATGGCCTGACGCTGGCCCTTAAGCGGCCCTAG
- a CDS encoding ABC transporter permease, with translation MQLKPVLTFAAGKLLRLGLLLLAVAVFTFVLLSLSPIDPVQAYIGADMLQISPEQRQLIAERWGLDQPMLLRFGDWLGQLLQGNWGTSMVFNQPVSEVIASRFRVSLQMLAIAWLLSGILGLGLGILAGALAGTWIDRAIRLYAYTLASSPTFWVALLLLITFSVSLRITPICCAAPPGVLAADITIWQHLHHLLLPAITLSIIGIANIALHTRQKLIDVLHSDYILFAHAQGETLWGVIRHHGFRNLILPALTLQFASLSELFGGSVLVEQVFAYPGLGEATVQAALRSDVPLLVGIVFFSALFVYTGNTVADLAYPIVDPRIRLGGWQA, from the coding sequence ATGCAACTAAAGCCCGTTCTCACCTTTGCCGCTGGCAAGCTCCTGCGGCTGGGCCTCTTGCTGTTAGCAGTAGCGGTCTTCACCTTTGTGCTGCTCAGCTTATCCCCCATTGACCCGGTCCAAGCCTACATTGGGGCCGATATGCTGCAGATTAGCCCCGAGCAGCGGCAGCTGATTGCCGAGCGCTGGGGACTCGATCAACCCATGCTCCTACGCTTTGGGGACTGGTTGGGGCAATTGTTGCAGGGCAACTGGGGCACCTCCATGGTGTTTAACCAGCCAGTCAGTGAGGTCATTGCCAGTCGTTTTCGGGTGTCGTTGCAAATGCTGGCGATCGCCTGGCTACTCTCCGGCATTCTCGGCTTGGGGTTAGGCATCCTGGCAGGGGCGCTAGCTGGCACCTGGATTGATCGAGCGATTCGTCTCTATGCTTACACCCTGGCTTCGTCGCCCACCTTCTGGGTCGCATTGCTGCTGTTGATTACCTTCTCCGTCTCGCTACGGATCACCCCCATCTGCTGTGCGGCACCTCCCGGCGTTTTGGCCGCCGATATCACTATCTGGCAACATCTTCATCACCTGCTGCTGCCCGCTATCACCCTCAGCATTATTGGCATTGCCAACATCGCCCTACACACTCGACAGAAGCTAATTGATGTGTTGCATAGCGATTACATTCTGTTTGCCCACGCTCAGGGGGAAACCCTGTGGGGCGTGATCCGTCACCATGGCTTCCGCAATTTGATCCTCCCCGCACTGACCCTGCAATTTGCCTCTTTGAGTGAGCTGTTTGGCGGTTCTGTCCTGGTGGAGCAGGTGTTTGCCTACCCGGGTTTAGGCGAAGCCACCGTGCAAGCGGCTCTTCGCAGCGATGTGCCACTACTGGTGGGCATCGTGTTCTTTAGTGCGCTATTTGTCTACACCGGCAACACCGTGGCAGATCTGGCGTATCCCATCGTTGACCCTCGCATTCGATTGGGGGGCTGGCAAGCATGA
- a CDS encoding ABC transporter permease translates to MTITAPATTPIQKLPSNRRQQTIWGISVCTLFLLAIILSTWVIGGEGLSPVLTQRNQAPSLAHLFGTDWLGRDMLSRSLHGMSLSLRVGLLAAGISALIGTGLGLAAGTLGGWVDAVVTWVIDVFFSLPHLVLLILIAFAAGGGTTGVIVAVALTHWTSLARVIRAEVLQVNSSDYVKLSYRLGRSPLWIARHHMVPHIIPQLLVGLILLFPHAILHEAALSFIGIGLSPHIPAIGIILAESMRHLSTGYWWLGVMPGLLLLLSVKAFDWLGENVRALLDPKTSQG, encoded by the coding sequence ATGACCATCACTGCACCTGCAACCACTCCCATTCAAAAGCTCCCAAGCAATCGGCGACAGCAGACCATTTGGGGCATCAGCGTGTGTACCTTGTTTTTGCTGGCAATTATTCTAAGTACTTGGGTCATTGGCGGTGAAGGTCTTAGCCCTGTCTTGACACAGCGGAATCAGGCCCCATCCCTAGCACACCTCTTTGGTACCGATTGGCTGGGGCGCGATATGCTCAGCCGTTCCCTGCATGGGATGTCCCTCAGTTTGCGAGTCGGACTGCTAGCGGCTGGCATCAGTGCCCTGATCGGGACCGGATTGGGGCTGGCGGCGGGCACCCTAGGCGGCTGGGTAGATGCCGTCGTCACCTGGGTTATTGATGTGTTCTTCAGCCTGCCCCACTTAGTGCTATTGATTTTGATTGCCTTTGCGGCAGGCGGTGGGACGACGGGCGTGATCGTTGCTGTGGCGCTCACTCACTGGACGAGCTTGGCACGGGTTATTCGAGCAGAAGTGCTGCAGGTAAACAGCTCTGATTATGTAAAACTTTCCTACCGTTTGGGGCGATCGCCTCTCTGGATTGCCCGCCATCACATGGTGCCCCACATCATTCCGCAGCTATTGGTGGGGCTGATTCTGCTATTTCCTCACGCTATTTTGCATGAGGCCGCCTTGTCATTCATTGGAATTGGGCTGTCGCCCCACATACCCGCGATCGGCATTATCCTAGCCGAATCGATGCGTCACCTCTCGACGGGCTACTGGTGGTTGGGGGTAATGCCAGGGCTGCTGCTATTGCTCTCAGTCAAAGCGTTTGACTGGCTGGGGGAAAACGTCAGGGCTTTGCTGGATCCGAAGACGAGTCAAGGATAA
- a CDS encoding DUF5615 family PIN-like protein: protein MDVHIPQAITEQLRRRGIDVLTAIEDGSGELPDDQLLERATLLKRVLFTQDIRFKALAESWQRQGKPFGGLIFGHQLGGTIGQFVKDLELIAQGSTQDEWLNAIEHLPF from the coding sequence ATGGATGTCCACATTCCACAAGCCATTACGGAGCAACTTCGTCGTCGAGGTATTGATGTTCTGACAGCAATCGAGGACGGTTCAGGCGAATTGCCGGATGATCAGCTTTTGGAACGAGCAACCCTCCTGAAAAGAGTCCTGTTTACTCAAGACATCCGCTTCAAAGCCCTCGCTGAGAGTTGGCAACGTCAGGGTAAACCCTTTGGAGGGCTCATTTTTGGTCATCAACTAGGCGGCACCATTGGGCAGTTTGTCAAAGACCTAGAACTCATTGCTCAAGGCTCCACTCAAGACGAGTGGCTAAATGCCATTGAGCATCTGCCCTTCTGA
- a CDS encoding ABC transporter substrate-binding protein, which translates to MHHLVKVSIWPLGMLLMGQALVGCGSGSQESAEVSEPASMPLQTGSAEQIVLAIGGESEEGYDPTLGWGRYGSPLFQSTLLKRDADLNIVNDLATDYTISEDGLTWTVTLRDDVVFSDGEPLTAADVAYTFNQAGESGGLTDVTVLEEAVAVDDTTVELRLAEPQSTFVNRLITLGIVPEHAHGPDYARNPIGSGPYQMVQWDEGQQLIVEANPNYYGEAPGLERLVFLFLEEDAAFAAAKAGQAQVASVPQSLAVQSIDGMTLYDVTSVDNRGLMFPFASATGETTPNGDPIGNDVTADRAIRQAVNYAIDRQALVDGVLEGYGSVAYGPVSGLAWEEPNAAIEDAQPEQAQEILAAGGWADTDGDGVLEKDGLKAEFTILYPANDSTRQALALAAAEMLKPVGIQANVEGRSWDEIEPAMHSNVVLFGWGSHDQTEMYNLYHSQAAQGDFYNAGYYANQAIDETLDLAMGAPSEAEAIAFWKAAQWDGNQGFTAQGDAAWAWLVNLDHTYFVSDCLDIGQPQVEPHGHGWPITANIAEWEWTCN; encoded by the coding sequence ATGCATCACCTTGTGAAAGTTTCTATCTGGCCCTTAGGGATGCTCCTAATGGGGCAGGCTTTAGTCGGATGTGGTTCTGGTTCTCAAGAATCTGCAGAGGTCTCAGAACCCGCCTCAATGCCGTTGCAGACTGGCTCCGCCGAGCAAATTGTGTTAGCGATTGGCGGTGAAAGTGAAGAGGGTTACGACCCAACCCTGGGCTGGGGCCGCTACGGCTCACCCCTGTTCCAGAGCACACTCCTGAAGCGAGATGCCGACCTCAACATCGTCAATGACCTAGCAACGGACTACACCATCAGTGAAGATGGGCTGACCTGGACTGTGACCCTCCGCGACGATGTTGTCTTTTCAGATGGGGAACCTCTGACGGCAGCCGATGTCGCCTACACCTTCAATCAAGCTGGGGAAAGTGGTGGCCTGACCGATGTGACGGTGCTGGAAGAGGCCGTTGCTGTGGATGACACCACTGTGGAACTGCGTCTGGCAGAACCACAAAGCACGTTTGTGAATCGCCTGATCACGCTGGGCATTGTGCCCGAACATGCCCATGGCCCCGATTATGCCCGCAATCCGATCGGCTCTGGGCCTTACCAAATGGTGCAGTGGGATGAGGGGCAGCAGCTCATTGTCGAGGCCAATCCCAACTATTACGGCGAGGCGCCTGGCCTCGAACGACTGGTGTTTCTCTTCCTCGAAGAGGATGCGGCTTTTGCGGCAGCGAAAGCGGGACAGGCTCAGGTTGCCAGCGTCCCCCAATCCCTAGCCGTACAAAGCATTGACGGCATGACCCTCTACGACGTCACCAGTGTCGATAATCGGGGACTGATGTTTCCTTTTGCTTCAGCGACAGGGGAAACCACGCCAAATGGCGATCCTATTGGCAATGACGTGACCGCCGATCGTGCCATTCGGCAAGCGGTTAACTACGCCATCGATCGCCAAGCCCTGGTAGATGGGGTGCTGGAAGGCTATGGCTCCGTAGCTTATGGACCCGTCAGCGGACTCGCTTGGGAAGAACCGAACGCCGCCATTGAGGATGCCCAACCCGAGCAAGCGCAGGAGATTCTAGCGGCGGGTGGCTGGGCCGATACCGATGGCGATGGCGTGCTGGAAAAAGACGGGCTGAAGGCCGAATTCACCATCCTCTATCCGGCGAACGACAGTACCCGGCAGGCGCTGGCGCTGGCAGCGGCAGAAATGTTGAAGCCAGTCGGCATTCAGGCCAACGTCGAGGGCAGAAGCTGGGATGAAATTGAACCAGCGATGCACAGCAACGTGGTGTTGTTTGGTTGGGGCAGCCATGACCAGACAGAAATGTATAACCTTTACCACAGCCAAGCCGCCCAAGGAGATTTCTACAACGCTGGCTACTACGCCAACCAGGCCATTGATGAAACCCTTGATCTGGCGATGGGAGCCCCCTCAGAAGCCGAAGCGATCGCCTTCTGGAAAGCAGCTCAGTGGGACGGCAACCAGGGCTTTACAGCCCAAGGCGATGCCGCCTGGGCCTGGCTGGTCAATCTCGACCACACTTACTTTGTCAGCGACTGCCTGGATATCGGCCAACCTCAAGTTGAACCTCACGGCCACGGTTGGCCCATTACCGCCAATATTGCCGAGTGGGAGTGGACATGCAACTAA
- a CDS encoding iron-siderophore ABC transporter substrate-binding protein, with product MKIILNARLLVLTAVVAFAIAACNTKTLSTDSDQNPASQLSATPTDCRTIEHEAGETEVCGQPQRIVVLGSYVLEPLLALDVQPIGYAEYVAFHQGDYTDPSQQIPYLGDLMAPPLANVGTASQPSIEAIIEAQPDLILAAEFINAGEYDTLSRIAPTLLLDYDEPEQSLSAIALATNRIEQADQLLTQTAQQLEEAQAIFASLAATHPKVALLSPSDLQNIQVITNSASHCGSLIEELGFQLVFPPGLNNDDSSPSAPISLESLPQLNDADIVILLGYNFSDFKSLGSVDRFEEHQLSKLKQAWEENAIAQSLDASQAGRAYFIPGYLCAGLPGPIGTELYLEELKEQLLSSHEGTD from the coding sequence ATGAAGATCATTTTGAATGCTAGGTTGTTAGTACTAACTGCGGTCGTGGCTTTTGCCATTGCCGCCTGCAACACTAAGACACTCTCTACTGATTCAGACCAAAATCCTGCTTCTCAACTATCGGCAACACCAACCGACTGTCGCACCATTGAGCATGAAGCAGGTGAAACCGAAGTTTGCGGTCAACCCCAGCGGATTGTGGTGCTCGGTTCCTACGTGCTAGAACCTTTACTCGCTCTCGATGTCCAGCCAATTGGGTACGCCGAATATGTGGCATTCCATCAGGGAGATTACACCGATCCCAGCCAACAAATTCCTTACCTGGGTGATTTGATGGCGCCGCCACTAGCCAATGTTGGCACAGCAAGTCAGCCTTCCATCGAAGCGATTATCGAGGCTCAGCCCGATTTGATTTTGGCTGCTGAGTTTATTAATGCTGGCGAATATGACACCTTATCGAGGATTGCACCAACGCTGCTACTTGATTACGATGAGCCTGAGCAAAGCCTGAGCGCTATCGCGCTAGCTACCAATCGCATCGAACAAGCCGATCAATTGTTGACACAAACAGCACAGCAGCTTGAGGAGGCGCAGGCCATATTCGCTTCTTTAGCTGCAACTCATCCTAAAGTGGCATTGCTTTCCCCATCAGATTTGCAGAATATACAAGTTATTACAAATTCTGCTTCTCACTGTGGTTCATTAATCGAAGAATTAGGGTTTCAGTTAGTGTTTCCACCTGGGTTGAACAATGACGATTCCAGCCCATCTGCGCCCATTTCTCTCGAATCTTTACCCCAGTTGAATGATGCCGATATCGTCATTTTGCTGGGCTACAACTTTAGCGATTTCAAGTCACTTGGGAGTGTGGATCGCTTTGAAGAACATCAACTGTCAAAGTTAAAGCAGGCATGGGAGGAGAATGCGATCGCCCAATCCCTCGACGCCAGCCAAGCCGGACGGGCCTACTTCATTCCAGGTTACTTATGCGCAGGCTTACCCGGCCCTATCGGCACGGAGCTGTATCTGGAAGAACTCAAGGAGCAATTACTGTCGTCTCATGAGGGAACTGATTGA